A portion of the Scleropages formosus chromosome 15, fSclFor1.1, whole genome shotgun sequence genome contains these proteins:
- the grem1b gene encoding gremlin-1 yields MSGAARALGASLFVLALLLLLLPPPCSPVGGKRTRGSQGAIPHPDKSNPNESEPQSGSDSRGRGRAPAVPAEEVLESSQEALHVTERRYLKRDWCKTQPLKQTIHEEGCASRTIINRFCYGQCNSFYIPRHVRREEGAFQSCSFCKPRRFTTMTFTLNCPEQQPPTKKKRVQRVKQCRCISIDLD; encoded by the coding sequence ATGAGCGGAGCCGCGCGCGCACTCGGCGCCTCGCTTTTCGTgctcgcgctgctgctgctgctgctgccgccgccgtgCTCCCCGGTGGGCGGCAAGAGGACGCGGGGCTCCCAGGGCGCCATCCCGCACCCGGACAAGAGCAACCCGAACGAGTCGGAACCGCAGTCGGGATCGGATTCCCGCGGTCGCGGGAGAGCGCCCGCCGTGCCCGCGGAGGAGGTGCTCGAGTCCAGCCAGGAGGCGCTGCACGTGACCGAACGCCGCTACCTGAAGCGCGACTGGTGCAAGACGCAGCCCCTGAAGCAGACGATCCACGAGGAGGGCTGCGCGAGCCGCACCATCATCAACCGCTTCTGCTACGGACAGTGCAACTCCTTCTACATCCCGCGGCACGTCCGCAGAGAGGAGGGCGCCTTCCAGTCGTGCTCCTTCTGCAAGCCCAGGAGGTTCACCACCATGACGTTCACGCTGAACTGCCCCGAGCAGCAGCCGCCCACCAAGAAGAAGCGCGTGCAGCGCGTGAAGCAGTGCCGCTGCATCTCCATTGATCTGGACTAG